TTGCGCCGCGCGCGCCGCAATCACCCGGTTGGCGGCGACTTCACACGCCACCTTGGGCCGCGCCCGCGCCTTGCCTTCACCGCTCATAGTCCTGTGCCGCGGTCACTCCATCGACCGCTTCGCCGCCGATTGTATCCGAAACGCGCACCCGGGAGGCCAGGACCTGAAACCCGTCCCTACCGCGTCGTCTCAATGAACGTGACTTTGTTGATTTCCCGCAGGGTGGTGATGCCCGCCTTCACTTTGGCCAGCGCCGACTCGCGCAGGAAGTGCATGCCTTCCTTCTTGGCTTCGCGGCGGATCTCCGAGGTGGGCTTCTTGGCCAGGATCATCTCGCGGATGTTGTCGCTCAGCTCCAGCAGTTCATGGATGGCGGTGCGCCCGCGGAAGCCAGTCCCTGCGCACTCGATGCACCCTGCGCCCTCGTGAAACGGCATCGTCGCCCATTCGGCGGGGATCAGTCCGCTGGCCTCCAGCGCGTCCGCGTCGTATTCCACCCGCCGCTTGCAGTTCTCGCAGATCACCCGCACCAGCCGCTGCGCCAGGATGCAGTTCAGCGACGACACGAAGTTGTACGCCTCCACTCCCATGTTCAGGAACCGCCCGATCACATCCACCACGTTGTTGGCGTGGACGGTGGTGAACACCAGGTGCCCGGTCAGGGCGGATTGGATGGCGATCTGTGCCGTTTCCGTGTCGCGGATCTCGCCCACCATGATCTTGTCCGGGTCGTGCCGCAGGATGGAGCGCAGCCCGCGCGCGAACGTCAGCCCTTTCTTCTCGTTTACCGGGATCTGTGTGACCCCGCGGATCTGGTACTCCACCGGATCCTCGATGGTTACGATCTTGTCTTCGTCCGTCTTGATCTCATTCAGCGCGGCGTAGAGCGTCGTGGTCTTACCGGAACCGGTTGGCCCGGTCACTAACACCATGCCGTAGGGCTCGCTGATGTAGCGGCGGAATTTCTTCAGGTCTTCATCGCTGAAGCCCACCACGTCGAGCGTGAGCTTGCGGAACTTCTCGCTCATGCTCTCTTTATCCAGCACGCGCAGCACCGCGTCTTCGCCGTGGATGGAGGGCATGATGGAGACGCGGAAGTCGATGGAGCGGTTGCTGTAGCGCACGCGGAAGCGGCCGTCCTGGGGCACGCGGCGCTCGGCGATATCCAGCTCGCTCATCACCTTGATACGCGAAATGATGGTCGAGTGATGGTCGCGGGCGATGGGCGACATGGCGGGCTGCAGCACCCCGTCAATGCGGTACTTGATGGCCACCGAGTCGTCGCGCGTCTCGATATGGATGTCCGAAGCGCGCCGCTGCAGCGCGGTGAAAATCGTCGTGTCCACCAGCCGGATGATGGGGCTGATGTCGCCCTCGGCGGTCAGCTTCTCGATGGAGATGGTCTCGTCCGCCAGCTCGTCCTCGCGGATGACGTCCAGGGTAAAGCCTTCGCTGGCTTCTTCCAGTACGCGCTGCGACTGCTCGGTCTTCTTCAGCAGGTCGCTGATCTGCGAAAGGGTCGCCACCTTGGTGAGGATGCGCTTGCCCAGCAGCAGCCCGATCTCGTCGATCATCATCAGCTTGCTGGGATCGTCGATGGCGATGGCCAGCCGCCCGTCTTCGGTCACCTCCAGCGGCACGAAGTTGTAGCGGAACATCAGGTCCACGGGGATGGAGCGAAACAGGTCGTGCTGGATGCGAAAGTGCTTGAGGTCCACGTACTCCGAGCGATAGCGTTCGGCCAGATCGTGCGCGCGCGCTTCTTCGTCGGCCTGGCTGGCCGCGGGCGCGCGGCCGCCGTTGCCGCCGTTCACGAACAACGGCGCCCGTCGTCCCCCCGCCGGGTTGGTTTCGTTGGCCATGTCTTTCAGCTTAACTCAATCGGCAGTCAGCAATCAGCACGCAGCATTCAGCCAGAATCATGCATGACCACACAACCACATAAACCACATGGCTCACCTTGCCGCTACGCCGCCCGCGCCCAGTGTGAAGATGGGCAGGTAGAGCGAGAGCAGCACGAAGGCCACGACCAGGCCCATGAAAATCAGGATGGCGGGCTCGATCAGCGACATCAGCGCCGTCAGCGCCGTCTGCACGTCCTCTTCGTAGAACTCGGCCACGGAATTCAGCATGGCGGGCAGCGCGCCGGTGGACTCGCCCACTTCGATCATCTCCACCGAAAGATCGGGGAACGAGCCCGTCTCCTCCAGGCTCTTGGAGAGCGGCTGGCCTTCACGCACCCGATGGGCGGCCTGTATCACCCCTCGCGACAAATATTTGCTCTCCAGCGACGCTCCGGCGGTTTCCAACGCCGGCACCAGCGGCAATCCACCGGCCAGCAGCGTGGACATCATGCGCGCAAACATGGCGATCTGGTACTTCAGCCAGATCTCTCCCAGCACCGGTGTCGCCAGCCGCACGCGATCCAGCCGCTCCGCGCCCGCCGGGCTGCGCTGCCAGCGCCGGATGAGCAGCGCGATTCCCAGCACGCTGCCGGTCACCAGCAGGATGTGTTCGCGCAAGGTCACGCCCACCTTCAGCATGAACAAGGTGAGCGGGGGAAGCTGCGCCTTCAGCGACTCGAACAGCTTGGCGAACTCCGGCACCACGTAGGTGACCAGGAAGATCAGCATGACGATCACCAGCGTGATCAGCAGCGCCGGATAGACCAGCGAGGCCAGCAGCTTCTTGCGCACCGAGCTGGCCGTACGCTGGAAGACGATATAGCGGTTCATCACTTCTTCCAGGTTGCCGCTCTTCTCGCCCGCCAGCAGCGTGGTGGTATAGAGCCTGGGGAAAGCCTTCTGCGCAGCGAAGGCTTCGGAAAGCAGCTCGCCGCTGCGTACCCGGTCGCGCACGTCCTCCAGCAGGCCGCGGAAATAGGGGTTGCGCTGCCGGGCCTTCAGCAGATCGAGCGCGGTCAGGATGGGCAGCCCGGCGCGGATCAAGGTGACGAACTGCTGGTTGAAGATGACAAAGTCGTCCAGCCTGATCCGGCGGCGCTGGGGCAAGTGGACCTCGCCCCCGGCCAGCAGGCTGCGTGGCCGCACCGAGTAGACCAGAAAACCCTGGCGGGAGAAACGCTCGCGCGCCTCCGCTTCCGAATGCGCGTCTTCCACCTGCTCCAGCAGGCGGCCGTGCTCGTCGGCCATCTTGATGAGAAACTCGGCCATGTAGCAGCGCCAGTCTATCACCGGCGGCGCGCGGGGCGGCCAGGCGCAAACCGGGCAGTCAGGAGCCGACGGCCGGCGGCTTCAACTTCAATTTCGCCGCATACCCGCACAACTGCTCCACGTCCGCCCCGCTTCCCGCAGCCCATATGTGCAGCGTCAGCGACTCCACGCCGGAAGCGGACGGTGGCGAAGGAGTCTGGGGCGCGGGCGGCGCGGGGCTCCGGAACAGTCCCTCGACCACGGTCTCGCAAGTGTACTTGCCGGCTTCGTTGGCCGTGGCTTGCCAACAGAACCAGGTCACCGGCTGGCCGCCGATGACCCCTTTGAGAGACTGCGCATTCGCCGGATGCGCCGGATTCGGATGGTGCCCCGCATAAATGCCCAGGCGCCCGCCCGAAGGCAGGGTGAAATAGGTCACATCGAAATCCGGCCCGCGCTGGTGCTCCGTCCTCGCGTCGGCCGGCAGGTCAATCAGCACGTTGGGAGCGCCATTCCCCCAGGAAGGCACTTCGAACGTCCGCATGGCGGGCGCAGGCGATGGCGCCGGCGCAGGTGTTCGCACCCAGGGCTTGAAATACACCAGTGCCAGCACGCCCACAATCAATGCCGCGATCAGAAATCGGCGCATGGGCTTACGGTTCGAACGCTTCCGTCTCAATCACCTCGGTCCCGGCCGGAGGCGTGAAGCGGAACTGGGCGTCGTCGCGGAGTTGATTTTCCGTCAGGTAGCGAAAGCGGAACTCGGTGGTCGAGCCGTCCACTTCCTCGATGACGATGCGGGTGATGCGCGAGTCGGGCGCGATCTCCAGCCACACCTGCTGGACGCGGTCGGCTAGGTGCTCGGGAGCGCCGCGCAATACCGTGTTGGCGGGCTCCAGCGGCTTGAGGTCCGGAGAAGGCGCGAGGTCGGGAAATTCCTTCAGCAGTTTCGACTTGCCCAGGAGATAGCGCAGCGGGGAGCGCAGATCGTCGAGCTTCTTGACTGGAGCGCGGCGCACCTGGCGCTCGTCCGGAAGATAGAAGTAAGCCGTCTTGCCGTCGGTGACGAACAGCTTCTCGCGCGGCGTCCGATACTCCCAGCGCATTCTGCCGGGACGCTTCAGCCACATGGTGCCGCTCTCGGTGCGCGCCATCCCCTGGCCGCGGTAGATCTCGGTGAACTCAGCCGAAAGCGATTGCAGGCGGTTGTAGCGCTCGTCCACGGAACGGGCGAGAGCGGAGACGTCGACTTGGGCGGAGAGAGGGAGGGTGAGCAGCACGGCGAAGATCATGAGGTGGGGCTTGCTGGGCATGGGCGGCCTTACAACAAGATACTCCTGTCATTCCGAGCGAGAGCGACCGAGCCGCTTTGGCGGCCTTACTTCTTCCTCTCCTCTTTTTCTTCGTCTTCCTTCACGATCTGTAAGAA
This is a stretch of genomic DNA from Terriglobales bacterium. It encodes these proteins:
- a CDS encoding GspE/PulE family protein, translated to MANETNPAGGRRAPLFVNGGNGGRAPAASQADEEARAHDLAERYRSEYVDLKHFRIQHDLFRSIPVDLMFRYNFVPLEVTEDGRLAIAIDDPSKLMMIDEIGLLLGKRILTKVATLSQISDLLKKTEQSQRVLEEASEGFTLDVIREDELADETISIEKLTAEGDISPIIRLVDTTIFTALQRRASDIHIETRDDSVAIKYRIDGVLQPAMSPIARDHHSTIISRIKVMSELDIAERRVPQDGRFRVRYSNRSIDFRVSIMPSIHGEDAVLRVLDKESMSEKFRKLTLDVVGFSDEDLKKFRRYISEPYGMVLVTGPTGSGKTTTLYAALNEIKTDEDKIVTIEDPVEYQIRGVTQIPVNEKKGLTFARGLRSILRHDPDKIMVGEIRDTETAQIAIQSALTGHLVFTTVHANNVVDVIGRFLNMGVEAYNFVSSLNCILAQRLVRVICENCKRRVEYDADALEASGLIPAEWATMPFHEGAGCIECAGTGFRGRTAIHELLELSDNIREMILAKKPTSEIRREAKKEGMHFLRESALAKVKAGITTLREINKVTFIETTR
- a CDS encoding type II secretion system F family protein; the protein is MAEFLIKMADEHGRLLEQVEDAHSEAEARERFSRQGFLVYSVRPRSLLAGGEVHLPQRRRIRLDDFVIFNQQFVTLIRAGLPILTALDLLKARQRNPYFRGLLEDVRDRVRSGELLSEAFAAQKAFPRLYTTTLLAGEKSGNLEEVMNRYIVFQRTASSVRKKLLASLVYPALLITLVIVMLIFLVTYVVPEFAKLFESLKAQLPPLTLFMLKVGVTLREHILLVTGSVLGIALLIRRWQRSPAGAERLDRVRLATPVLGEIWLKYQIAMFARMMSTLLAGGLPLVPALETAGASLESKYLSRGVIQAAHRVREGQPLSKSLEETGSFPDLSVEMIEVGESTGALPAMLNSVAEFYEEDVQTALTALMSLIEPAILIFMGLVVAFVLLSLYLPIFTLGAGGVAAR
- the lolA gene encoding outer membrane lipoprotein chaperone LolA; translation: MPSKPHLMIFAVLLTLPLSAQVDVSALARSVDERYNRLQSLSAEFTEIYRGQGMARTESGTMWLKRPGRMRWEYRTPREKLFVTDGKTAYFYLPDERQVRRAPVKKLDDLRSPLRYLLGKSKLLKEFPDLAPSPDLKPLEPANTVLRGAPEHLADRVQQVWLEIAPDSRITRIVIEEVDGSTTEFRFRYLTENQLRDDAQFRFTPPAGTEVIETEAFEP